In a genomic window of Salegentibacter salegens:
- the def gene encoding peptide deformylase: MILPIVAYGDPVLRKKCKEIPEDYPKLDELIENMWETMYNAFGVGLAAPQVGRPIRLFLVDSSPFAEDEELELQEREELKKLKKVFINPKIVEEEGEEWAFNEGCLSIPEIREDVFRKPKITIEYQDENFEAHRDTFTGLSARVIQHEYDHIEGILFTDKLSSLKKRLLKGKLSGISKGKIKIEYKMRFPEMKKGR, encoded by the coding sequence ATGATTTTACCAATTGTAGCTTACGGAGATCCGGTTTTACGAAAAAAATGTAAAGAAATTCCGGAGGATTATCCAAAACTGGATGAGTTGATAGAAAATATGTGGGAAACTATGTATAATGCTTTTGGTGTTGGTTTGGCCGCACCACAAGTTGGGAGGCCAATACGTTTGTTTCTCGTAGATTCAAGTCCGTTTGCTGAAGATGAAGAATTAGAACTTCAGGAACGAGAAGAGCTTAAGAAACTAAAAAAGGTTTTTATCAACCCTAAAATTGTTGAAGAAGAAGGAGAAGAATGGGCTTTTAACGAAGGCTGTTTAAGTATTCCTGAAATTAGGGAAGATGTATTTAGAAAGCCAAAGATTACCATAGAATATCAGGATGAAAATTTTGAAGCGCATCGTGATACTTTTACCGGCTTGTCTGCGAGGGTAATTCAGCACGAATACGACCATATTGAAGGAATTTTATTTACCGATAAACTATCCAGCTTAAAAAAACGTTTGCTAAAAGGAAAACTCTCCGGCATTTCTAAAGGGAAAATAAAGATTGAATATAAAATGCGTTTTCCTGAAATGAAAAAAGGACGGTAA
- a CDS encoding glycosyltransferase family 9 protein has protein sequence MKILIIQQKMIGDVLTSSILFEALRKNYPEAELHYLIYPHTRPVIENNPFIDKVIEYDPKINNAPLNFISFLQKIRREKYSVVIDVYSKISTGILSFMSKADIRIAYKKQYTQFFYTSVFNQNIQEKSSAGIAIEKRLKLLEPLNTTFLSEIKPKIYLTESEKLKAKKELTTARLLESKPLFMISVLGSSIEKTYPPEYLAVLLNHIVEVTAGNLIGSFE, from the coding sequence ATGAAAATACTCATAATTCAGCAAAAAATGATTGGGGATGTACTTACGTCCTCAATCTTATTTGAAGCGCTTCGGAAGAACTATCCTGAAGCTGAGCTGCATTATTTAATATATCCTCATACCCGCCCGGTTATTGAAAATAATCCATTTATAGATAAGGTGATAGAGTATGATCCTAAAATCAATAATGCTCCATTAAACTTTATCTCATTCCTGCAGAAAATAAGAAGGGAAAAATATTCCGTAGTAATAGACGTTTATTCCAAGATCAGCACCGGCATTCTAAGCTTTATGTCTAAGGCTGATATTAGAATTGCTTATAAAAAACAATATACCCAGTTTTTCTACACCAGCGTTTTTAATCAAAATATTCAGGAAAAAAGTTCGGCTGGGATAGCTATAGAAAAGCGCTTGAAACTGCTGGAACCACTCAACACCACTTTTTTATCAGAAATTAAACCAAAGATTTATCTTACTGAAAGTGAAAAGTTAAAGGCAAAAAAGGAATTAACCACTGCCAGACTTTTAGAGAGTAAACCCCTTTTTATGATTTCTGTTTTAGGAAGTTCAATAGAAAAAACCTATCCGCCGGAATATTTAGCTGTGCTGCTAAATCATATAGTGGAAGTTACGGCTGGTAATCTTATAGGAAGCTTTGAATAA
- a CDS encoding 2,3,4,5-tetrahydropyridine-2,6-dicarboxylate N-succinyltransferase → MEQLKNTIEAAWENRELLKDTETIKAIREVVSLLDAGKLRTAEPTENGWQVNEWVKKGVVLYFPIQQMETLEAGIFEYHDKIPLKRGYKEKGIRVVPNAVARHGAYISSGVIMMPSYVNIGAYVDEGTMVDTWATVGSCAQIGKNVHLSGGVGIGGVLEPLQASPVIIEDNAFLGSRSIVVEGIKVEKEAVLGANVVLTASTKIIDVTGDEPQEMKGIVPARSVVIPGSYVKKFPAGEYNVPCALIIGKRKESTNKKTSLNDALREYNVAV, encoded by the coding sequence ATGGAACAATTAAAGAATACAATAGAAGCTGCCTGGGAAAACCGTGAGCTTCTAAAAGATACAGAAACCATAAAAGCCATTCGCGAAGTTGTCTCGCTATTAGACGCCGGCAAATTGCGTACCGCAGAGCCTACCGAAAACGGCTGGCAGGTAAACGAGTGGGTAAAAAAAGGCGTAGTACTTTATTTCCCTATCCAGCAAATGGAAACTTTAGAAGCAGGTATTTTTGAATACCACGATAAAATCCCATTAAAGAGAGGTTATAAAGAAAAAGGAATTCGTGTAGTTCCCAATGCAGTGGCAAGACATGGAGCATATATTTCTAGCGGAGTGATTATGATGCCGAGCTATGTAAATATTGGTGCTTATGTAGACGAAGGTACTATGGTAGATACCTGGGCTACCGTTGGTAGTTGTGCCCAAATTGGCAAAAATGTTCACCTTAGTGGCGGAGTAGGAATTGGCGGTGTTTTAGAACCTCTACAAGCATCTCCCGTTATTATAGAAGATAACGCATTTCTTGGCTCAAGAAGTATTGTAGTAGAAGGTATTAAAGTTGAAAAAGAAGCAGTTTTAGGAGCTAATGTGGTACTTACCGCTTCTACAAAAATAATAGATGTAACCGGTGATGAACCTCAAGAAATGAAAGGGATTGTTCCGGCAAGATCGGTAGTAATTCCGGGGAGTTATGTAAAGAAATTTCCTGCGGGAGAATACAATGTTCCCTGTGCGTTAATTATTGGAAAAAGAAAAGAATCTACAAACAAAAAGACTTCTCTTAACGATGCTTTGAGGGAATATAATGTAGCGGTTTAA
- a CDS encoding DUF5606 family protein: MGLDKILAISGKPGLYELTAQSRGGFIVKSIPEGKKMAVNIRHNVSLLSEIAIYTYTEEVPLAEIFEKMKEKEDGGEAISHKSNKAELENYFAEILPDYDVDRVYASDMKKIFQWYNLLVKNGITDFSTEEEKPADKDNTGEEE; this comes from the coding sequence ATGGGATTAGATAAAATATTAGCGATTTCGGGAAAACCCGGTTTATACGAATTAACCGCACAAAGCCGTGGCGGATTTATTGTGAAATCAATTCCTGAGGGAAAGAAAATGGCCGTAAATATTCGCCATAATGTTAGCTTGTTAAGCGAAATAGCGATTTATACATATACCGAAGAAGTTCCGCTTGCGGAAATCTTTGAAAAGATGAAAGAAAAGGAAGATGGGGGAGAGGCAATAAGCCACAAATCTAATAAAGCTGAATTGGAGAATTATTTTGCTGAAATTTTACCCGATTATGACGTAGACCGAGTTTATGCCAGCGATATGAAGAAAATTTTCCAATGGTATAACTTGTTGGTTAAAAACGGAATAACCGATTTCTCTACTGAAGAAGAAAAACCAGCCGATAAAGATAATACAGGGGAGGAAGAATAG
- the ruvX gene encoding Holliday junction resolvase RuvX codes for MGRVLALDFGTKRTGIAVSDELKMIASGLTTVKTPELLNFLDKYFKEEYVELVLVGEPKQKDDSASESEVYIQEFLKVFTKKFPEMPMKRVDERFTSKMAFQSMIDSGLKKKKRRDKALIDEISATIILQTYLYE; via the coding sequence ATGGGAAGAGTATTAGCACTTGATTTTGGGACAAAACGCACTGGTATTGCGGTTAGTGATGAGCTTAAAATGATTGCCTCAGGATTAACTACCGTAAAAACACCGGAACTTTTAAATTTTCTCGATAAATATTTTAAAGAGGAATACGTAGAATTGGTGTTAGTGGGAGAACCTAAGCAAAAAGACGATTCAGCTTCAGAAAGTGAAGTGTATATTCAGGAATTTTTAAAGGTTTTTACTAAAAAATTTCCCGAAATGCCTATGAAAAGGGTGGACGAAAGGTTTACTTCCAAAATGGCATTTCAGTCTATGATAGACAGCGGACTTAAAAAGAAAAAACGTAGGGATAAAGCCCTGATAGATGAAATAAGCGCAACGATAATTCTGCAGACTTACTTATACGAGTAA
- a CDS encoding four helix bundle protein, whose protein sequence is MKNDLIKRSNIFAHKCVKLAINLPKNKLGSHIEGQLIRCSTSVAANYRAVCLGQSKKAFISKLGIVIEEADECIFWIEFAKDENLINEENSKELIVEAKELTSIFIASRITSVRNLNSGK, encoded by the coding sequence ATGAAAAACGACTTAATTAAACGTTCCAATATTTTCGCACATAAATGTGTGAAATTGGCAATAAATCTTCCTAAAAATAAATTGGGGAGTCATATTGAAGGTCAGTTGATACGGTGCAGCACCTCCGTTGCAGCAAATTATCGGGCTGTTTGTTTGGGACAATCAAAAAAAGCGTTTATTTCAAAATTAGGAATAGTAATTGAAGAAGCCGATGAATGTATTTTCTGGATTGAGTTTGCAAAGGATGAAAATTTGATTAATGAGGAAAATTCAAAAGAGTTGATCGTAGAGGCCAAAGAGTTGACATCAATTTTTATAGCATCAAGAATAACCTCGGTGAGAAATCTCAATTCTGGAAAATAG